The DNA region CAAATGATTGATGCGATGTACAATTACAGACAGGGCGATATTCACTCCGCTGAGTTCTCCGATGAGTTTAATAAGCTCTGTATCCCCTTTGAAGATTCGCTGAGTGAGGAGCAGATTGATGTGTTTCACAAGATTCTGGACTGTGTGAGCGAGACTGCTGCCGCTGAAATGAGAGCTGCCTACAAGGTCGGTTTCAAGGACGGTGCGACTATGATGCAGGAGATTCAGGACTGATACATTTACAGCATAAGGAAAGGGCTATGTCCTCCGTGACCGTGTACGGAAGGCATAGCCCTGATTTTTTCTTTTCAGATGCTTATTCAGTTTTCGTTTGCAAGGTTCACTATCTTCTTGCCCTGTTTCTCCGCATAGCGTATCGTGGCATAAGCTCCTCCGCTTTTATGCTGTATACAGCATACCACAAGGTCTGCTCTGTCGATCATACTGCGGTTGCGGACTTGGATAGCGGACTTGGGGTGTGCTATGGACGATTCAGCACACACCTCGACTTCATCGTAATAGTCAAGGTACTCCTTTTCGTTGTCACGGTACTCTGCTTTCATGTATGGCAGGACGAGTGTAAAATGGGTATTGCCGTAACCGTAATTGCGGATAGCTCGCTTAATGGCAGCAGAAGCAAGCAGGTCAAAATCGCCGTCCCGTCCGATCATGAAGTCAACATACTCCTTCTGCGTTATCAGGTCATGAAGGAGCTTGTCAAGGCGGTTTTCTATCTCCGTTCCACGCTCTATGTATCCATGCCCAAAAAAGCAAACTGTGTAAATATTCATAGCAACTGCTCCTATTCACTTTTGTTACCATATATTATACACCTAAATGTCCATATATTCAAGCCCACACGGATATTATTTTATTGTCCGATAAGGTATATAATAATAGTAACCAATAAGAAAGGGGCGGTTTTATGGAAGTCGGCAAGAAACTGCACAAACTTAGGGAAGATAAGAAAATGTCTATGTACCGCCTTACACAGCTCACAGGAGTGTCGGGACACCATATCAAGGGCATTGAAGAAGGCACACGGCAGCCCACCATTGAAACGCTGAATCGTCTGGCAGTCGCTCTCGGTTCTTCACTTGCGGAGATGTTCAATGATGATACGGAATGCACCTATCTTACGGAGAAAGAACGGCACTTGATTGAGAATTTCCGCAGGCTGTCTGATGAAAAAGCAGATGCTCTGCTGAATATGAGCGATGTTCTGAATAAATAAGCGATGGCTACTGTAAAAGATGCAGTAGCCTTATTTTTTTGCCCATACTGGACTTATAAGTCCTCGGTGAAATATTTAGAAAAACGCCCGTCGAATCATTGACTATTTGTGCAGATTGTGCTATAATATAATGGATAATACCTTGCGTTATGTGAGGTAGTTGGAGGTTTACAATGATTACCGGTGTCATTAAGAATAAGATAGATAAAATATGGACTGATATATGGGCTGGCGGTATCACCAATCCGTTGACGGTCATTGAACAGCTCACTTATCTGATGTTTATACGCTCCCTCGATGAAAAAGAGCTTGAAAACGAAGAATTTGCCAATATGACGGGCGATACTGCCGATCTGATCTTTCCTCAGTCGGAGATCGGACAGGCTATGCGTTGGAGCAAGTTCAAGGATAAGGACGCTCGTGATATTTTCAGTATTATCTCGAAATATGCCTTTCCTGCGGTAAAGAAAATGAAGTATGGCAAGCTCCCTGATTTTGACGATAAGGGTGAGCTGATAGAAATTCCAGACCGTGAGGACGGTGAACAGGAACAGACAGCTTTCACTCGATACATGGATAGTGCCGTGTTCGTTATCCCTAATCCGCAGGTGTTGCAGAAAATCATCACGGGGCTTGACGATCTTTATGAGCATGATATAGCTGACCTCGATATGCAGGGTGATCTGTATGAGTATATGCTCGGTAAGCTCTCTACGGCAGGTCAAAACGGACAGTTCCGTACTCCGAAACATATCCGTGAGATGATGGTGGAGCTGGTTGCACCCACTCCCGACGATGTGATATGCGATCCTGCCTGCGGTACAGCCGGATTTCTCGTTTCCGCAGCCGAATATATCCGTAAGCATTATGAGGATACCATGACCGATGAGCAATGGGCTGACTTTGCTACAAAGACCTTTACGGGCTATGATACTGACCAGACGATGCTCCGTATCTCGGCTATGAACCTGATGCTCCATTCTATCACCAATCCCGATATTGACTATAAGGACAGCGTTTCAAAGCAGAACAGCGTCAGCGGCAAATACACCGTCTGCCTTGCAAATCCGCCGTTCAAGGGTTCTGTTGATGCGGAGAGTATCAACGACAACCTGAAAGCTGTCACAAACACGAAAAAGACGGAACTGCTGTTCCTTGCACTGTTCCTGCGTCTGCTGCAAAAGGGCGGCAGATGTGCTTGTATCGTGCCTGACGGTGTGCTGTTTGGTTCGAGCAAGGCGCACAAGTCTATCCGCAAGGAACTGATCGAAAATCATCAGCTCAAAGCCGTTATTTCCATGCCCAGCGGTGTTTTCAAGCCCTATGCAGGCGTTTCCACGGCGGTGCTGGTGTTCGTCAAGACCGATGCAGGCGGCACGGATAACGTGTGGTTCTATGATATGAGGGCGGACGGTTTCTCCCTTGATGACAAGCGCTCGGAGATAGCTGAAAACGATATTCCCGATATTATCGCCCGATTCCACAACCCTGACGGTGAGCGTGACAGGGAGCGCACAGAGCAGAGCTTTTTTGTGCCAAAGCTGGAGATCGTGGACAACGACTATGACCTGTCTATCAACAAGTACAAGAAAACCGAATATGTGGCGGTGGAATATCCTCCGACAAGCGAGATCATGGCAGACCTTGACGGGCTTTACAAAGAGCTTGGCGGTGTGCTGTCGGAGTTGGGAGGATTGCTGAATGAGTAAAATCCAATTAAAAGATATTTGTTGCTTTTCTAAAGGCAGTCAAATCAATGGTGATGAACTTATTGATAATGGTGAATATGATTATCTAAATGGAGGTATAAACCCCTCTGGTAAATGGAGTGATTTCAATGTATCAGGCGGCACTATTACAATAAGTGAAGGTGGTAATTCATGTGGATATGTGAATTATATGCCAGCCCCATTTTGGTGTGGTGCGCATTGTTACTATCTTTATGATTTAAGGTGTGAAGTGAAGTATCTATATTATGCCTTGAAAAGCCAACAAGATAGAATAATGAAACTTCGCTCAGGAGCTTGTATGCCTAATATCAAAAAAAGTGATATAGGTAGTTTTACTTTTGAATATACCGAGGATACAAGTGTTCAACACATAATAGTCTCTAACCTCGACAAAGTAACCCACACAATAGACCTCTGCAACGCTATCCTTGAAAAGCTTGATCTGCTTGTCAAATCACGGTTTGTGGAGATGTTTTGTGGAACAAACGATTGGAAATATGTACATATTCAGGATATATGCACGGATATGAGAACAGGACCGTTTGGAAGCGCATTGCATCATGATGAGTTTGTAGATAGTGGCGTATTTGTTCTCGGCATTGACAATGCCGTAGAGAATGAGTTTTCATATAACAGAATGAGGTATATCACAGAAGCAAAATATCAGCAACTAAAAAGATACACTGTAAAACCTCTTGATGTTATCATTACCATTATGGGAACAGTAGGTAGATCTGCTGTCATTCCAATAGACATTCCTCTTGCTATAAACACAAAGCATTTAGCTTGCCTAACACTCGATAGAAATTTAGCAAATTCAACTTTTATTGCTAAAGCTATTCAAATCCATCCAGAATTATTATCTCAGCTATCATTGAATT from Ruminococcus albus AD2013 includes:
- a CDS encoding DUF6809 family protein; the encoded protein is MIDAMYNYRQGDIHSAEFSDEFNKLCIPFEDSLSEEQIDVFHKILDCVSETAAAEMRAAYKVGFKDGATMMQEIQD
- a CDS encoding helix-turn-helix domain-containing protein; translated protein: MEVGKKLHKLREDKKMSMYRLTQLTGVSGHHIKGIEEGTRQPTIETLNRLAVALGSSLAEMFNDDTECTYLTEKERHLIENFRRLSDEKADALLNMSDVLNK
- a CDS encoding type I restriction-modification system subunit M; this translates as MITGVIKNKIDKIWTDIWAGGITNPLTVIEQLTYLMFIRSLDEKELENEEFANMTGDTADLIFPQSEIGQAMRWSKFKDKDARDIFSIISKYAFPAVKKMKYGKLPDFDDKGELIEIPDREDGEQEQTAFTRYMDSAVFVIPNPQVLQKIITGLDDLYEHDIADLDMQGDLYEYMLGKLSTAGQNGQFRTPKHIREMMVELVAPTPDDVICDPACGTAGFLVSAAEYIRKHYEDTMTDEQWADFATKTFTGYDTDQTMLRISAMNLMLHSITNPDIDYKDSVSKQNSVSGKYTVCLANPPFKGSVDAESINDNLKAVTNTKKTELLFLALFLRLLQKGGRCACIVPDGVLFGSSKAHKSIRKELIENHQLKAVISMPSGVFKPYAGVSTAVLVFVKTDAGGTDNVWFYDMRADGFSLDDKRSEIAENDIPDIIARFHNPDGERDRERTEQSFFVPKLEIVDNDYDLSINKYKKTEYVAVEYPPTSEIMADLDGLYKELGGVLSELGGLLNE
- a CDS encoding restriction endonuclease subunit S, yielding MSKIQLKDICCFSKGSQINGDELIDNGEYDYLNGGINPSGKWSDFNVSGGTITISEGGNSCGYVNYMPAPFWCGAHCYYLYDLRCEVKYLYYALKSQQDRIMKLRSGACMPNIKKSDIGSFTFEYTEDTSVQHIIVSNLDKVTHTIDLCNAILEKLDLLVKSRFVEMFCGTNDWKYVHIQDICTDMRTGPFGSALHHDEFVDSGVFVLGIDNAVENEFSYNRMRYITEAKYQQLKRYTVKPLDVIITIMGTVGRSAVIPIDIPLAINTKHLACLTLDRNLANSTFIAKAIQIHPELLSQLSLNSKGAIMDGLNLTIIKGLKFRLPPIALQEQFAAFVEQTDKSKLAVKQVLERAETLKKALMQEYFG